The following proteins are co-located in the Deinococcus sp. KNUC1210 genome:
- a CDS encoding SDR family oxidoreductase yields MQMTGNTILITGGGSGIGRALAEAFHRLGNAVIIAGRRQSVLDDTVRANPGMQAAVLDIGNPAAVQTFADQIKRDFPALNVVIHNAGIMQNEVLTGGSVDTAEATIATNLLGPIRLNTALLPLLLTQPHAAVLTVSSGLAFVPLALTPTYSATKAAIHAYTQALRYQLQGTSVQVIELIPPYVQTELQGPGQASDPHAMPLNDFITETMDLLSSQPDAQEILVERVKMLRFAEVNGTYSAFFQTFNDAMSQRQL; encoded by the coding sequence ATGCAGATGACAGGCAATACCATTTTGATCACGGGCGGCGGGTCGGGCATCGGGCGGGCACTGGCCGAGGCATTCCACAGGCTCGGCAACGCGGTCATCATCGCGGGTCGCCGCCAGAGCGTGCTGGACGACACCGTTCGCGCCAACCCCGGCATGCAGGCAGCCGTGCTGGATATCGGCAACCCCGCTGCCGTCCAGACCTTCGCAGATCAGATCAAACGCGACTTCCCGGCGCTGAATGTCGTGATTCACAATGCGGGCATCATGCAGAACGAGGTCCTGACGGGTGGCAGCGTGGACACCGCCGAAGCCACCATCGCCACCAACCTGCTGGGACCGATCCGGCTGAATACCGCGCTGCTACCGCTGCTCCTGACGCAGCCGCATGCCGCCGTACTCACGGTTTCGTCGGGTCTGGCTTTCGTGCCGCTGGCGCTCACCCCGACGTACAGCGCGACCAAGGCAGCCATTCACGCATACACTCAGGCGCTGCGCTATCAGCTTCAGGGCACTTCAGTGCAGGTCATCGAACTGATTCCGCCGTATGTGCAGACCGAACTCCAGGGGCCGGGGCAGGCCAGTGACCCGCACGCCATGCCGCTGAACGACTTCATCACCGAGACGATGGACCTGCTGAGCAGCCAGCCGGACGCCCAGGAAATTCTGGTCGAGCGCGTCAAGATGCTGCGCTTTGCAGAGGTGAACGGCACCTACAGCGCCTTCTTCCAGACCTTCAACGACGCCATGAGTCAGCGGCAGCTCTGA
- a CDS encoding DEAD/DEAH box helicase family protein — protein sequence MRPVAAALKHDRGTLVLRQVPDVVAELFTWDARAQMWRAPGQRYREVMERLRAANAGIQDEAAEFGKLEMVVSREISPYPHQTEALAAWKAAGRRGVVVLPTGAGKTLVAQLAMRDTPRSTLITVPTIDLLEQWYTGLLAMFPDVNVGMLGGGSHDETPILVSTYDSAAIHAETLANRYALLICDEVHHLPSDFTRVIAEYSLAPYRLGLTATPGRSDGREVDLDTLIGPVVYSRSPAELKGGALADYREVRIMVRLSPHEQAHYDALISERNAFLTTAGIQLGSPDGWNRFVLSSGSLAGRRAMLAHREARSLAYGTEGKLRVLDELLNQHPDARMLIFTDDNAMVYRVSREFLLPAITHQTPVKERHDLLTHFRSGQYRRMVTSRVLNEGIDVPEASIAVILSGTATEREQIQRLGRILRKGEGKQAILYEVVTEGTSEERVSKQRRGEWKPRSAPVWEDVNAPD from the coding sequence ATGCGACCTGTGGCTGCCGCACTGAAACACGACCGAGGGACGCTGGTGCTGCGGCAGGTGCCGGACGTCGTTGCCGAGCTGTTTACCTGGGATGCCCGTGCCCAGATGTGGCGTGCGCCCGGTCAGCGCTACCGCGAGGTGATGGAGCGCCTGCGGGCTGCCAACGCCGGCATTCAGGACGAGGCTGCCGAGTTCGGCAAGCTGGAGATGGTGGTGAGCCGAGAGATCTCGCCGTATCCGCACCAGACCGAAGCGTTGGCAGCGTGGAAGGCGGCAGGACGGCGAGGCGTGGTGGTGCTGCCCACCGGAGCGGGCAAGACGTTAGTAGCTCAGCTGGCGATGAGGGACACGCCGCGCAGCACGCTCATCACGGTGCCGACTATCGATCTGCTGGAACAGTGGTATACGGGCCTGCTCGCCATGTTTCCCGATGTGAACGTGGGCATGCTGGGCGGCGGCAGCCACGACGAGACGCCGATTCTGGTGAGCACCTACGACTCGGCGGCCATCCACGCCGAGACGCTGGCAAACCGCTACGCCCTGCTGATCTGCGACGAGGTGCATCATCTGCCGAGCGACTTCACGCGGGTGATCGCCGAGTATTCGCTGGCCCCGTACCGCCTGGGTCTGACCGCCACGCCGGGCCGCAGCGACGGGCGCGAGGTCGATCTGGACACCTTGATCGGGCCAGTGGTGTACAGCAGGTCTCCGGCAGAGCTGAAGGGCGGAGCGCTGGCCGACTACCGCGAAGTCCGGATCATGGTGCGCCTCAGTCCACACGAGCAGGCGCACTACGACGCCCTGATTTCGGAACGCAACGCCTTTCTGACCACTGCTGGTATCCAGCTCGGTTCTCCCGACGGCTGGAACAGATTTGTGCTCAGCAGCGGCTCTCTGGCTGGGCGGCGGGCGATGCTGGCGCACCGTGAGGCCCGCAGTCTGGCCTACGGCACCGAGGGCAAGCTGCGGGTGCTCGACGAACTGCTGAACCAGCACCCCGATGCCCGCATGCTGATCTTTACCGACGACAATGCGATGGTCTATCGGGTCAGCCGCGAGTTTCTGTTGCCTGCCATCACGCACCAGACGCCTGTCAAGGAGCGGCACGATCTGCTGACGCACTTCCGCAGCGGGCAGTATCGCCGCATGGTCACGAGCCGGGTGCTGAACGAGGGGATCGACGTGCCGGAAGCGAGCATCGCGGTGATTCTGTCGGGGACAGCCACCGAGCGCGAGCAGATTCAGCGGCTGGGAAGGATTCTGCGAAAGGGTGAGGGCAAGCAGGCGATTCTGTACGAGGTGGTGACGGAAGGCACGTCGGAAGAGCGCGTGAGCAAACAGCGGCGCGGCGAATGGAAACCCCGCAGCGCGCCCGTCTGGGAGGACGTGAATGCTCCCGACTGA
- a CDS encoding DUF790 family protein, with protein MLPTELLMFTFRAGLVLPKVLKPSPTNLSLIAQLVGLFEAHVGHRRFELEAELRALEAGRQDYRVIRGLAHILLTDHSEFEAGGSVEPLVVRQQVFALAQEHPPGRHHRAEVLAQAAQRLGSDPEALTEALYADLPDQQTLMSFEAPEARTLLDRFNLAQAQGQLYRAYNVIITARRNEPARYKQLLKYVKFFGLMVTVEGDADTGFTLTMDGPTSLFGSTTRYGLSLAKFLPALLHVTKWDLSAAVKPRHLPWIDSKDEEWSFQLSSDDGYVSHYPEPKEYDSALESGFAERFAKLDTPWTLEREVDLLPIPGGVIIPDFRLLHEDGRSVLVEIVGYWRPEYLTRKFAALKRSGRTDLIVAVSERLNVEKAGVKLGALEDHVIVFKGVLDPKRVLELAERLAGS; from the coding sequence ATGCTCCCGACTGAGCTGCTGATGTTCACGTTCAGGGCAGGGCTGGTGCTGCCCAAGGTGCTGAAGCCCTCACCCACGAATCTGTCGCTGATCGCGCAGCTCGTCGGTCTGTTCGAAGCGCACGTGGGCCACCGCCGCTTCGAGCTGGAGGCCGAACTCAGGGCGCTGGAAGCGGGGCGGCAGGATTACCGGGTGATCCGGGGGCTGGCCCACATCCTGCTGACAGACCACAGCGAATTCGAGGCGGGCGGCAGCGTCGAACCCCTGGTGGTGCGTCAGCAGGTGTTTGCGCTGGCCCAGGAGCACCCACCCGGACGTCATCACCGCGCCGAAGTGCTGGCGCAGGCCGCTCAGCGGCTGGGCAGCGATCCTGAGGCGCTGACGGAGGCGCTCTATGCCGATCTGCCCGATCAGCAGACCCTGATGAGCTTCGAGGCTCCGGAAGCCCGTACCCTGCTCGACCGCTTCAATCTGGCGCAGGCACAGGGACAGCTGTACCGCGCCTATAACGTCATCATCACGGCGCGGCGCAACGAACCGGCCCGCTATAAGCAGTTGCTGAAGTACGTCAAGTTTTTCGGGCTGATGGTAACGGTCGAGGGCGACGCCGACACCGGATTCACACTGACGATGGACGGGCCGACCAGTCTGTTCGGCAGCACCACCCGCTACGGCCTGAGCCTTGCCAAGTTCCTCCCAGCGCTGCTGCACGTCACGAAATGGGATCTGAGCGCCGCCGTCAAGCCCCGGCATCTGCCCTGGATCGATAGCAAGGACGAGGAGTGGTCGTTCCAGCTCAGCAGCGACGACGGCTACGTCAGCCATTACCCCGAGCCGAAGGAGTATGACAGCGCCCTGGAATCGGGGTTTGCCGAGCGCTTTGCCAAGCTCGACACGCCCTGGACCCTGGAACGCGAGGTCGATCTGCTGCCGATTCCCGGCGGTGTCATCATTCCCGATTTCCGGTTGCTGCACGAAGACGGGCGCAGCGTCCTCGTCGAAATCGTGGGGTACTGGCGGCCCGAATACCTGACGCGCAAGTTCGCCGCCCTGAAGCGTTCGGGGCGCACAGACCTGATCGTGGCCGTGAGCGAGCGGCTGAACGTGGAAAAGGCAGGCGTGAAACTGGGAGCGCTCGAAGACCATGTGATCGTGTTCAAGGGCGTGCTCGACCCGAAACGGGTGCTGGAACTGGCCGAGCGACTGGCAGGCAGCTGA
- a CDS encoding FAD:protein FMN transferase, with protein sequence MKFLSPSRHPLLRLRRLFVPGAALTRYSEYVQGVLGTSLELQVLAHSQAEGQEAIRAALNEIERLEHVFSRFDPHSELNRWLSDLSLRPSEELSSLLRRAEQWRIRTGGAFHPGSEALTQLWHGAEQQDQIPEHRGTEPDKVALAGVLARLNSPVWSEEDGWRPAVPLNLNAFAKGYIVDKAAQAAYSSLQPGSAAQVLVNIGGDLRHIGAPESEPGTGGVPVDVMNPQTPYDNAAPLTRIHLQGGGLATSGGAFRGFVIGGKRASHVLDPRSGHPVSHVVSASVLAPTCADADALATAFSVLRPSESLALTEQLPGVACLLVLADGQQQRSRKFPPPVLTAD encoded by the coding sequence ATGAAGTTCCTCTCCCCTTCTCGCCATCCCCTGCTTCGTCTCAGACGCCTGTTCGTACCCGGTGCAGCCCTGACGCGGTACAGCGAGTACGTTCAGGGCGTGCTGGGCACCTCGCTCGAACTTCAGGTGCTGGCCCACTCGCAGGCCGAAGGGCAGGAAGCGATCCGGGCGGCGCTGAACGAGATCGAGCGTCTGGAACACGTCTTCAGCCGCTTCGATCCACACAGCGAGTTGAACCGCTGGCTGTCCGATCTGTCGCTGCGCCCTTCCGAAGAACTCTCGTCGCTGCTGCGGCGGGCCGAGCAGTGGCGAATCCGTACCGGCGGCGCGTTCCATCCGGGAAGCGAAGCCCTGACGCAGCTCTGGCACGGGGCCGAACAACAGGACCAGATACCAGAGCACAGGGGCACAGAGCCAGACAAAGTGGCCCTCGCAGGCGTGCTGGCCCGCCTGAACTCGCCCGTCTGGAGCGAGGAAGACGGCTGGCGTCCGGCGGTGCCGCTGAATCTGAACGCATTTGCGAAAGGCTACATCGTGGACAAGGCAGCACAGGCGGCCTACAGCAGCTTGCAGCCGGGCAGCGCGGCACAGGTCCTGGTCAATATCGGGGGCGATCTGCGGCATATCGGTGCGCCCGAGTCGGAGCCGGGGACCGGGGGTGTACCGGTGGACGTGATGAACCCGCAGACCCCCTACGACAATGCCGCGCCGCTCACGCGGATTCATCTTCAGGGCGGGGGGCTGGCGACCAGCGGAGGCGCATTCCGGGGCTTCGTCATCGGGGGAAAACGTGCCTCACACGTGCTCGACCCCCGCAGTGGACACCCTGTCAGCCATGTGGTGAGCGCGTCGGTGCTGGCCCCCACCTGCGCCGATGCGGACGCGCTCGCAACGGCCTTCAGCGTGCTCCGTCCGTCCGAAAGTCTGGCGCTGACAGAGCAGCTTCCGGGCGTGGCATGTCTGCTGGTGCTGGCAGACGGTCAGCAGCAGCGCAGCCGGAAATTTCCTCCGCCGGTTCTAACAGCAGATTAA
- a CDS encoding PepSY-associated TM helix domain-containing protein, translating into MSSASTPERPAPDSPATKAARRPRTLKNRSYQVARWLHVYTSMISLLIVLFFSVTGVMLNHPEWTFGSTEQRQDVKGTLPQDWKAGNAVDWLKVTAALEKAGLRGTAGDYRADTSGDTLSFRAPGYSADVTIDPSSGSYTASVDSQGWVAALGDLHRGRDAGSAWSVALDLAGYLLILIAVTGLAMLLYLKKLRLSGILTLLGGAVLVGVIMKLALN; encoded by the coding sequence TTGAGTTCCGCAAGCACGCCTGAGCGTCCAGCGCCGGACAGCCCGGCGACGAAGGCAGCCCGGCGACCCCGCACCCTGAAAAACCGCAGTTATCAGGTGGCCCGCTGGCTGCACGTCTACACCTCGATGATCAGTCTGCTGATCGTGCTGTTCTTTTCGGTGACGGGCGTGATGCTCAATCACCCGGAATGGACTTTCGGCAGCACCGAGCAGCGCCAGGACGTCAAGGGAACGCTGCCGCAGGACTGGAAGGCCGGAAACGCCGTGGACTGGCTGAAGGTGACGGCGGCGCTTGAGAAGGCGGGACTGCGCGGCACGGCGGGCGACTACCGCGCCGATACCAGCGGCGACACCCTCAGCTTCCGTGCGCCGGGCTATAGCGCCGACGTGACCATCGACCCCAGCAGCGGCAGCTATACCGCCAGTGTCGATTCACAGGGCTGGGTAGCCGCGCTGGGCGACCTGCACCGGGGCCGCGACGCCGGAAGTGCGTGGTCGGTGGCGCTCGATCTGGCAGGCTATCTGCTGATCCTGATCGCTGTGACCGGACTGGCGATGCTGCTGTATCTGAAAAAGCTGCGGCTCTCGGGCATCCTGACGCTGCTGGGCGGTGCGGTGCTGGTCGGCGTGATCATGAAGCTGGCCCTGAACTAA
- a CDS encoding helix-turn-helix domain-containing protein, which produces MTIGTDPELDALVREIIGRVADKWTMLALEVLEEHGPLRFTRVGELIGDVSQKMLTKTLRQMEADGLVVRTVFPVIPPRVEYHLTDLGRGLSEAFCGVWHWAEQHRDTIKASRLAFQERTAARSD; this is translated from the coding sequence ATGACCATCGGCACTGACCCCGAGCTGGATGCACTGGTGCGCGAGATCATCGGGCGGGTAGCAGACAAGTGGACCATGCTGGCGCTGGAGGTGCTGGAGGAACATGGCCCGCTGCGCTTTACCCGTGTGGGCGAGCTGATCGGTGACGTGAGCCAGAAGATGCTCACGAAGACGCTGCGCCAGATGGAAGCCGATGGACTGGTGGTTCGCACGGTGTTTCCGGTGATTCCGCCCCGAGTCGAGTACCATCTCACCGATCTGGGGCGGGGGCTGAGCGAGGCGTTCTGCGGCGTGTGGCACTGGGCCGAGCAGCACCGCGACACCATCAAGGCGTCGAGGCTGGCCTTTCAGGAGCGAACGGCTGCCCGCAGCGACTGA
- a CDS encoding DUF2271 domain-containing protein, which translates to MRHTIKNGIITRRGFLTRSVAATLTLALSSKLSLAATTPTARPKVAAANELAVSFTTSPSGFGRIQRPYVAVWIENASGTPIRTLSLWMLSPPRGTRYLDELRRWYNGATNDPALVPTTTSPTPNPGSYTVVWDGKDDKGSQVDQGDYYVCVESAREHGPYSLVREKVTLATTLFKKALGSNSELKDVGVEFRKHA; encoded by the coding sequence ATGCGACACACCATCAAAAACGGCATCATCACCCGGCGCGGCTTTCTGACCCGCAGCGTCGCCGCAACGCTCACCCTTGCCCTGAGCAGCAAACTCAGCCTGGCGGCCACCACGCCCACGGCCCGGCCCAAGGTGGCAGCGGCCAATGAACTGGCAGTCAGCTTTACCACCTCGCCCAGCGGGTTCGGGCGGATTCAGCGGCCCTACGTCGCCGTCTGGATCGAGAACGCCAGCGGCACCCCGATCCGCACCCTGAGCCTGTGGATGCTGTCGCCGCCACGCGGCACCCGGTATCTCGACGAACTGCGCCGCTGGTATAACGGGGCCACCAACGACCCTGCCCTGGTGCCCACCACCACCAGCCCGACGCCCAATCCGGGCAGCTATACCGTCGTCTGGGACGGCAAGGACGACAAGGGCAGCCAGGTCGATCAGGGCGATTACTACGTCTGCGTCGAGTCGGCCCGCGAACACGGCCCCTACAGCCTGGTCCGCGAAAAGGTCACCCTGGCGACGACGCTCTTCAAAAAGGCGCTCGGCTCGAATTCCGAACTGAAGGATGTGGGCGTTGAGTTCCGCAAGCACGCCTGA
- a CDS encoding hotdog fold thioesterase: MTTPSFKQLGDIGGTLIEHLGMTFSEASGQRVVAHMPVERRVQQPMGLLHGGASVALAETVASLGASLNVAERGMVAVGLEINANHLRGVSGGSVTATGTPIFQGRSTEVWQIELVDERGKLICTSRCTLAIIPAPAAPPIPS; this comes from the coding sequence ATGACGACTCCTTCCTTCAAGCAGCTGGGCGATATCGGCGGCACCCTGATCGAGCATCTGGGCATGACCTTCTCGGAGGCGAGCGGCCAGCGGGTGGTGGCCCATATGCCGGTCGAGCGGCGGGTGCAGCAGCCGATGGGCCTGCTGCACGGCGGCGCGAGCGTGGCACTGGCCGAGACGGTCGCCAGTCTGGGCGCGTCGCTGAATGTAGCTGAACGCGGCATGGTGGCGGTGGGTCTGGAAATCAATGCCAACCATCTGCGCGGTGTTTCGGGCGGCAGCGTCACGGCCACGGGCACCCCGATCTTTCAGGGACGCAGCACCGAGGTCTGGCAGATCGAACTGGTGGACGAGCGCGGCAAACTGATCTGCACGTCGCGCTGCACGCTGGCGATCATTCCAGCACCCGCCGCGCCGCCCATCCCGAGCTGA
- a CDS encoding PaaI family thioesterase — protein sequence MTQQPTLQHRNDTAPPDRTRTYTWEDPLVGAEAARQMSGLDYLKAIARGEYPPPPIGQTMGFSVPTEDDVHKGRVVFRLRPEEYHYNPIGSVHGGVFATLLDSALGCAIHTMLPAGVGYTTLELKVNYLRPLKSGMGEVQAVGEVLSVSRQVATAQAQVLDERGRLYAHATTTCLILRPERAE from the coding sequence ATGACGCAGCAGCCGACGCTTCAGCACAGGAACGACACCGCACCCCCGGACCGCACGCGGACCTATACCTGGGAAGATCCGCTGGTCGGGGCCGAGGCCGCCCGGCAGATGAGCGGACTGGACTATCTGAAGGCCATTGCACGCGGTGAGTATCCGCCGCCGCCCATCGGTCAGACGATGGGATTCAGCGTGCCCACCGAAGACGATGTGCACAAGGGCCGCGTGGTCTTTCGGCTGCGCCCCGAGGAATATCATTACAACCCGATTGGCAGCGTCCACGGCGGCGTGTTCGCGACACTGCTCGATTCTGCGCTGGGCTGCGCTATTCACACCATGTTGCCTGCCGGAGTCGGGTACACCACCCTGGAACTGAAGGTGAATTACCTGCGCCCGCTGAAGAGCGGCATGGGTGAGGTGCAGGCAGTGGGCGAGGTATTGAGCGTGTCGCGGCAGGTCGCCACCGCGCAGGCACAGGTGCTGGACGAGCGCGGCAGACTGTACGCGCACGCCACCACCACCTGCCTGATTCTGCGTCCGGAGCGTGCCGAATGA
- a CDS encoding alpha/beta fold hydrolase, with amino-acid sequence MLLPRRRPLLHRPRQCAPEQLARQRANMETLRVLAADPYMHDPALLARLATLQIPVLVIWGDSDRIVTPAYGAAFAAALPGARFEIVERAGHLPQIEQPAATFALIDGFALP; translated from the coding sequence ATTCTCCTTCCACGACGCCGCCCGCTTCTACACCGACCCCGCCAGTGTGCCCCCGAGCAGCTGGCGCGGCAGCGGGCAAACATGGAGACCCTGCGCGTTCTGGCGGCAGACCCCTACATGCACGATCCGGCGCTGCTGGCACGCCTCGCCACTCTCCAGATTCCGGTACTGGTGATCTGGGGCGACAGTGACCGCATCGTCACGCCCGCCTACGGAGCCGCCTTCGCCGCTGCCCTTCCCGGTGCGCGCTTCGAGATCGTCGAGCGGGCCGGACATCTGCCGCAGATCGAGCAGCCCGCCGCCACCTTCGCGCTGATCGACGGGTTTGCCCTGCCCTGA
- a CDS encoding TetR/AcrR family transcriptional regulator encodes MPRYPQEQREQTRGRILAAAAQTSLEGGLGSVSVQSVMRRAGLTHGGFYAHFESREALLQEALRSAARHKLDTLLAHAQTQSFPLEAFVRGYLSRLHRDDPAGGCLLPGLSAEAARAGDDVRAVLDISFQVFCETVASLGPWLSTAQVQALVSGMVGAVMLSRTLSDRTQSDALLLNVRQTLLALARPPEHTG; translated from the coding sequence ATGCCCCGGTATCCGCAGGAGCAGCGCGAACAGACGCGGGGCCGCATCCTGGCGGCGGCGGCCCAGACATCGCTGGAAGGTGGTCTGGGCAGCGTCAGCGTGCAGTCGGTGATGCGGCGAGCAGGGCTGACGCACGGCGGCTTCTATGCCCATTTCGAAAGCCGCGAGGCCCTGCTTCAGGAGGCCCTGCGGAGTGCAGCCCGTCACAAGCTGGATACCCTGCTGGCGCACGCCCAGACCCAGTCGTTTCCGCTGGAGGCGTTCGTGCGCGGGTATCTGAGCCGTCTGCACCGTGACGATCCGGCAGGGGGATGCCTGCTGCCGGGTCTGAGTGCCGAGGCGGCGCGGGCAGGCGATGATGTGCGGGCCGTGCTGGACATCAGTTTTCAGGTCTTTTGCGAAACCGTCGCCTCGCTGGGGCCGTGGCTGAGTACGGCGCAGGTGCAGGCACTGGTGAGCGGCATGGTCGGCGCGGTGATGCTGTCGCGCACCCTGTCAGACCGCACCCAGAGCGACGCCCTGTTGTTGAATGTCCGCCAGACGCTGCTGGCGCTTGCCCGGCCACCTGAACACACGGGCTGA
- a CDS encoding MarR family winged helix-turn-helix transcriptional regulator, producing MAVEASSLGRAIKGVQYRHHRALDAGLAAVGTTLAQWDALRAIGDHPGSSAHTLAILTFQSDQAFGTLANRLAAQGLIERTSGHGRRIEHALTPDGLRVLDAGRTVYQTVLDASFSPLSEAERMTLLGLLERIGGPAVR from the coding sequence ATGGCAGTCGAGGCGAGCAGCTTGGGGCGGGCGATCAAGGGCGTGCAGTACCGACACCACCGGGCGCTGGATGCCGGGCTGGCGGCGGTGGGCACGACCCTGGCCCAGTGGGATGCGCTGCGGGCCATCGGAGATCATCCCGGTTCATCGGCGCACACGCTGGCAATCCTGACCTTTCAGAGCGATCAGGCGTTTGGCACGCTCGCCAATCGGCTGGCGGCTCAGGGCCTGATCGAGCGCACTTCCGGGCACGGACGGCGTATCGAGCACGCGCTCACGCCCGATGGACTGCGCGTGCTGGACGCTGGCCGCACGGTCTATCAGACGGTGCTGGACGCCTCGTTCTCGCCGCTCTCGGAGGCGGAGCGCATGACCCTGCTGGGTCTGCTGGAGAGAATCGGCGGCCCGGCGGTCCGTTGA
- a CDS encoding polysaccharide deacetylase family protein, whose translation MNLGRGLIFLTVLAGLVLAGDVGWQQLRRQAENGPHLQAAAPAAAVVTPPVPVLELPSVPNLGSSEYRELNPLALRQATPVFTYHDIIRSRQQKGAVWFDCTVAEFEDQMRFLSQHGAHVVTLAQLQTHLTRGTPLPPRAVVLTFDDSYQGFFDLAYPVLKRYGYPAAVFVHTDYVGVQTGDHPKMSWDELQQLDQEGLVTIGAHTRSHPADLALLSVARQDDELRGSKAVLEQHLGHVVNFQTYANGKGDTTTFERARLAGYTLGFLEFWGPVEQSPGIMQLNRYIHIQMPRGWNEAYGPDALPTSTALPLTAAAVQQQAVSAGGVRLLLERGDQLETRRIAGRPELTALLQGRQPGEASPLLLDTSTQLASSTVSPLLTPLSAFTLPTDQPTLDALQGRPLVLWSGSGLTILPFATPLMGSEAALRSILPGMKGAFLGGVWLVHGGMALTPTALSNHPYVGLQTARRRTFLGVDAQGKLVVGVSLTPVSVPRLAAAAATLSLKEAVMLDSSYPAALAWANLGRSARAPLLPAGEVPGLVLRLQATAQQP comes from the coding sequence GTGAATCTGGGACGTGGACTGATCTTCCTGACGGTGCTGGCCGGTCTGGTACTGGCGGGCGATGTCGGCTGGCAGCAGCTACGGCGGCAGGCGGAGAACGGCCCACACCTTCAGGCCGCCGCGCCTGCCGCCGCTGTGGTAACGCCCCCGGTACCGGTTCTGGAGCTGCCGTCAGTGCCGAATCTGGGGTCCAGCGAGTACCGCGAGCTGAATCCGCTGGCACTGCGGCAGGCCACACCGGTCTTCACATACCACGACATCATCCGCAGCCGCCAGCAGAAAGGCGCGGTGTGGTTCGACTGCACCGTTGCCGAATTTGAAGACCAGATGCGCTTCCTGTCGCAGCACGGCGCACATGTCGTCACGCTGGCGCAGCTTCAGACCCACCTGACACGCGGTACGCCGCTGCCGCCGCGTGCGGTGGTACTGACCTTCGACGACAGCTATCAGGGATTTTTCGATCTGGCGTATCCGGTGCTCAAACGCTATGGCTACCCGGCAGCGGTCTTCGTACACACCGACTATGTGGGCGTACAGACGGGCGACCATCCCAAGATGTCGTGGGACGAATTGCAGCAACTCGATCAGGAAGGACTGGTGACCATCGGAGCACATACCCGCTCCCACCCCGCCGATCTCGCGCTGCTGAGCGTGGCCCGGCAGGACGACGAGCTTCGCGGCTCGAAAGCCGTCCTGGAACAGCATCTGGGGCACGTCGTCAACTTCCAGACCTATGCCAACGGGAAGGGCGACACCACGACCTTCGAGCGGGCGCGGCTGGCAGGCTACACGCTGGGATTTCTGGAATTCTGGGGGCCGGTCGAGCAGTCACCCGGTATCATGCAGCTCAACCGCTACATTCATATTCAGATGCCGCGCGGCTGGAACGAGGCTTACGGGCCAGACGCATTGCCCACCTCCACTGCCCTGCCCCTGACGGCCGCAGCGGTGCAGCAACAGGCCGTGTCGGCAGGTGGCGTGCGGCTGTTGCTGGAACGGGGCGATCAGCTGGAAACGCGCCGGATCGCCGGGCGGCCCGAGCTGACGGCGCTGCTACAGGGGCGACAGCCGGGCGAGGCGTCTCCGTTGCTGCTCGACACTTCCACGCAGCTGGCGTCCAGCACGGTTTCTCCGCTGCTCACACCGCTCTCGGCCTTCACGCTGCCCACCGACCAACCGACTCTCGACGCCCTTCAGGGCCGCCCCCTGGTGCTGTGGAGCGGCTCCGGGCTGACCATTCTGCCCTTCGCCACTCCGCTGATGGGCAGTGAGGCGGCGCTCCGCAGCATCCTGCCCGGCATGAAGGGAGCCTTTCTGGGCGGTGTCTGGCTGGTGCACGGCGGTATGGCCCTGACGCCGACGGCTCTGAGCAATCATCCGTATGTCGGCCTTCAGACAGCGCGGCGGCGGACCTTTCTGGGAGTGGACGCCCAGGGAAAACTGGTGGTGGGCGTGTCACTGACACCCGTCTCGGTGCCCCGGCTGGCCGCTGCCGCCGCTACCCTGAGCCTGAAAGAAGCGGTGATGCTGGATTCCAGCTATCCGGCGGCGCTGGCGTGGGCCAATCTGGGCCGCAGCGCACGGGCTCCGCTGCTGCCTGCTGGCGAAGTTCCGGGGCTGGTGTTGCGGTTACAGGCCACGGCACAACAGCCCTGA